A segment of the Populus alba chromosome 9, ASM523922v2, whole genome shotgun sequence genome:
TCTGATgcttatataaattaattagttcTAGTATGGGGACTAAAAGTTATATTAACTCCCAAAGTTATTAGTAAGACGTAAAatgagtaaattataatttgtttctaaaacaaataatttaatttgtctaGTATAGGGAGTAGTTAATTATTTGTAAGAGTATAGGAACTACATTgtttatgtattaaaaatataagaaccaaattataatttaataaacttttaaattctCAATTCCATTAActgagaaataaagaaaaagataccAGCAGGAGGGAGAGAGACATAGGGGAGAACCTCCATTATCTCTCAAAAAGTAAAAGCCTGTGTTGAATCGAAGAAAGCAAAACCCTATAAACTGTGTCTCTGTCTCTGTGAATCTGGTGTTTTCCTTGCCTTGCTATTTTTGCCTCCGATCCCTATAAGAAGGAAAATCATGGTGAGTGTATTTTTTTAGTACTTCACATGTTTTGATCTCTATCATTCTTTGTCTGTTTTTAAGTGACGACCGACGACCGATGATGCTTTAGATCTGAGATTTTATCTCTAATTTCTTTTGTCGTTGTGCTTCCACTACTACTACATGGTTAAAAATGATAGATCTTATGCATCTTCGTACTAGCTGATGCTCTTAATTTTGACCCATCGTGTCTCGTGTATTTTCTGTAAGTAAACGTGATGTTGAATTCATAAATAAACAGTTGTTGATTTTTGTCTCATcttgattttaaattgtttttttttggctgtGAGATGTGAGGATTAGGGTATGGTTCGGTTCATTACTAATGTACTAAAACTCcaaaatttgaaatctttttgCAATCAATGTGGTCCCTTTATCAGTTTTTGCAAGATTTGATAGACTAATGTCATAACTTTGAATATTATTAAGTCTTggtacattaattaattaattagttctgTAAATTTAGAAGTTTGTGTGGTATCGATCTCGCCTACTGTGTTAATAAAGAAAGAATCAAAGAGATGATAATAGAGGGTCTTTGCTTTTTAGGAATGTTCAGGAATCGCTCGCCTGAGTGAGCATCTCACCGTGTGTTGTGTATCTCTCTCTGTGTACAGGCCAACGCAGCATCTGGTATGGCAGTGCATGATGACTGCAAGCTGAAATTTTTGGAGCTGAAGGCTAAAAGAACTTACCGCTTCATAGTTTATAAGATTGAGGAAAAGCAAAAGCAGGTTATTGTGGAAAAGCTTGGTGAGCCCGCCCAAAGTTATGAAGATTTTACCGCAAGCCTCCCTGCTGATGAGTGTCGCTTTGCtgtttatgattttgattttgtgacTGCAGAGAATGTCCAGAAGAGCAGAATTTTCTTCATTGCATGGTAATGAAATctaacattatttatatttgtgtGCGCTTgtgcttttattgtttttgggcTCTCACTTTTAACTGACGCTCATAATTTTCTTTGTGGTTTACAAAGGTCTCCCGACACATCAAAGGTGAGAAGCAAGATGATTTATGCTAGTTCTAAGGACAGGTTCAAGAGAGAACTAGATGGTATTCAGTTAGAGTTGCAGGCAACTGATCCAACTGAAATGGGTCTCGATGTCATTAGAAGCCGTGCCAGCTAAATACAAGTCTCCCAATTTCGCGGTGGAGTTTGATGCACTCTACATCTGAGCGAAATGCTTCTGGCTTGTGGCAATGAACCCGACTGAATTATGAGATTGGTTTGTTTGTTTGAGTTTTACCCTTCAGTCCTCTTCTAGAACCGATCTGGTGATTCTGGTTCTATTTCTATGATCCGTCATGTAATGAACTTATGGGATGTGTGTTTCCTTATAGCTATGTTTGCAATCTATGGTGTATCATCATATGATGGTAGAGAAACCAGGATTTGTTTCTACAACTCTGCAAATGGATGTTTGACTCGTTCTTAGATTTGTTCTTACAACCCTGTTCGATTTCCAGTCTTGGCATTGTCATTGAAGTGTTGGTGTGGATAGTTCATTTTATACAAGAATAATTGCTGGAGCGTTGGTTCTTTTCTCCTGGTGGCGGCAT
Coding sequences within it:
- the LOC118053812 gene encoding actin-depolymerizing factor 2-like; translated protein: MANAASGMAVHDDCKLKFLELKAKRTYRFIVYKIEEKQKQVIVEKLGEPAQSYEDFTASLPADECRFAVYDFDFVTAENVQKSRIFFIAWSPDTSKVRSKMIYASSKDRFKRELDGIQLELQATDPTEMGLDVIRSRAS